A window from Malassezia japonica chromosome 1, complete sequence encodes these proteins:
- the MTR4 gene encoding RNA helicase (EggNog:ENOG503NV71; TransMembrane:1 (o694-714i); COG:A) translates to MAKRSTEGRADDGKKARTAEPAAVVTDEFTSEAVREVPAEASEAEKEAQSAMLKLSHSVRHQVAIPPGYDYVPLSKHVANDPPARSWPFTLDPFQQTSVYCIERGESVLVSAHTSAGKTIVAEYAIAQALKNGQRVVYTSPIKALSNQKYREFAAEFGDVGLMTGDVTINPSASCLVMTTEILRSMLYRGSEIMREVAWVIFDEIHYMRDKERGVVWEETIILLPRKVRYVFLSATIPNAMQFAEWIAQIHSQPCHVVYTDFRPTPLQHYLFPQGGNGIHLVVDEKSVFREDNFQKAMGALADARGDDPASADAGKGRKGQSKKGGGNGGPSDIYKIVKMIMVKHYNPVIVFAFSKRQCEGLALQMSKLEFNTDEEKAMVSTVFNNAIEALGEEDRSLPQIEHILPLLRRGIGIHHGGLLPILKEVIEILFQEGLIKVLFATETFSIGLNMPAKTVVFTAVRKWDGNEFRNLSSGEFIQMSGRAGRRGLDDRGIVIMMFDEKLEPSAAKTMVKGEADRLDSAFHLGYNMILNLMRVEGVSPEYMLTNCFFQFQNAASVPELEAQREAAEEARDAIFVEDEERIAEYYTMKKTLRQLEDDKAEVIRHPSYSLPFLQPGRLVAVRQDALDFGWGCVVSYQKRVPKGVEEGRAPAHSLYVVEVVLHCASGTVVPKNRDTAPSFAGIAPKSADDKGEWIVVPVLLSTIQAISGIRIFLPKDLRMRDARIQLGKNMAEVQRRFPNGLPLLDPVKDMKIADDAFQQLLGKIEILSKRLGDAPIAQDADRLDSLYTLYAEKQAAQDRINELKEKITAAHNVLQLDELKCRKRVLRRLGFTSADDIVEKKGRVACEISTGDELLLTELIFNGTFNELSPEMCAALLSCFVFGERSEHPVRLKEELAAPLRVLQDTARRIARVSVECRLPVVEQEYVQSFKVELIEAVLQWCQGAKFSDICKLTDVFEGSIIRAFRRLQELLRQMMLAAKAIGNVELEQKFEQSLAKLERPNSIIFSPSLYL, encoded by the coding sequence ATGGCCAAGCGCAGCACAGAAGGCAGGGCGGACGACGGCAAGaaggcgcgcaccgccgagccggcggcggtcgtcaCTGATGAGTTCACATCCGAAGCTGTGCGTGAGGTCCCGGCAGAGGCCAGCGAGGCCgaaaaagaggcgcagAGCGCCATGCTGAAGCTCTCGCATTCCGTGCGGCACCAGGTCGCGATTCCGCCGGGGTACGATTATGTGCCGCTCTCGAAGCATGTTGCAAACGACccgccggcgcggtcgTGGCCGTTTACTCTCGACCCGTTCCAGCAGACGTCAGTGTACTGtatcgagcgcggcgagagTGTGCTCGTCTCGGCGCACACGTCGGCTGGTAAGACGATTGTCGCCGAATACGCCattgcgcaggcgctcaagaACGGGCAACGTGTTGTCTATACGAGCCCTATCAAGGCGCTGTCAAACCAAAAGTACCGCGAGTTTGCCGCCGAGTTTGGCGACGTCGGCCTGATGACGGGCGACGTCACGATCAACCCGAGTGCGTCGTGCCTCGTAATGACGACCGAGATTCTGCGTTCGATGCTCTACCGCGGTTCAGAGATCATGCGCGAGGTCGCTTGGGTCATCTTTGACGAGATTCACTACATGCGCGacaaggagcgcggcgtggtgTGGGAAGAAACGATCATTCTCCTGCCGCGCAAGGTGCGCTACGTATTCCTCTCGGCTACGATTCCAAATGCGATGCAGTTCGCCGAGTGGATCGCACAGATCCATTCGCAGCCATGCCACGTCGTGTACACCGACTTCCGCCCGACGCCGCTCCAGCACTACCTCTTCCCGCAGGGCGGCAACGGTAtccacctcgtcgtcgacgaaAAGTCGGTTTTCCGCGAGGACAACTTCCAGAAAGCGATgggcgcgctggccgatGCGCGTGGCGACGACCCTGCGAGTGCCGACGCAGGCAAAGGACGCAAGGGGCAGTCCAAGAAGGGAGGAGGCAACGGCGGCCCTTCGGATATTTACAAAATCGTCAAGATGATCATGGTCAAGCACTACAACCCCGTCATTGTCTTTGCGTTCAGCAAGCGGCAGTGTGagggcctcgcgctgcaaATGTCCAAGCTCGAGTTTAATACGGACGAGGAAAAGGCGATGGTGTCGACCGTCTTTAACAATGCCATCGAGgcactcggcgaggaggaccgCTCGCTCCCGCAGATCGAGCATATCCttccgctgctgcgccgcggcatcgGTATCCACCACGGTGGTCTCTTGCCGATCCTTAAAGAGGTCATCGAGATTTTGTTCCAAGAGGGTCTCATCAAGGTGCTCTTTGCTACAGAGACCTTTAGTATTGGTCTGAATATGCCTGCCAAGACGGTCGTCTTTACTGCTGTGCGCAAGTGGGACGGCAACGAGTTCCGCAACCTGTCCTCGGGCGAGTTCATCCAGATGTCGGGCCGTGCGGGCCGTCGTGGTCTCGACGACCGCGGTATTGTGATCATGATGTTTGACGAGAAGCtcgagccgagcgccgcaaagaCCATGGTCAAGGGCGAGGCCGACCGCCTGGACAGTGCGTTCCACCTCGGCTACAACATGATCCTGAACTTGATGCGCGTCGAAGGCGTCTCGCCGGAGTACATGCTTACCAACTGTTTCTTCCAGTTCCAGAACGcagcgagcgtgccggagctcgaggcgcagcgcgaagCCGCCGAAGAGGCGCGTGATGCGATTttcgtcgaggacgaggagcgcatcgccgaaTACTACACGATGAAAaagacgctgcgccagctcgaggacgacaaGGCCGAGGTAATCCGGCACCCGAGCTACTCGCTGCCGTTCCTACAGCCGGGCCGCCTTGTCGCTGTGCGAcaggatgcgctcgactttGGCTGGGGGTGCGTCGTTTCGTACCAGAAGCGCGTCCCGAAAGGGGTCGAGgaaggacgtgcgccggcgcacagCCTGTACGTTGTCGAGGTCGTGCTCCATTGCGCAAGTGGCACGGTCGTGCCCAAGAACCGCGACACGGCGCCGTCCTTTGCGGGCATCGCGCCCAAGTCGGCGGACGACAAAGGCGAATGGATTGTCGTGCCGGTCCTCCTCTCGACCATCCAGGCGATCAGCGGCATCCGCATCTTTTTGCCGAAAGACCTACgcatgcgcgacgcacgcatccagctcggcaagaacatggccgaggtgcagcgccgcttCCCCAACGGCCTGCCCCTGCTCGACCCGGTGAAGGACATGAAGATCGCGGACGATGCGTTCCAGCAGCTGCTCGGTAAGATCGAGATCCTGAGCAAGCGCCTGGGAgacgcgccgatcgcgcaggacgcggaCCGCCTCGACAGCCTCTATACGCTCTATGCCGAGaagcaggccgcgcaggaCCGCATCAATGAGCTCAAGGAAAAGATCACCGCCGCGCACAatgtgctgcagctcgacgagctcaagTGCCGCAAgcgtgtgctgcgccgccttggcTTTACGAGTGCTGACGACATTGTCGAAAAGAAGGGCCGTGTTGCGTGCGAGATTAGCACCGGTGACGAGCTCTTGCTCACCGAGCTCATCTTTAACGGCACCTTTAACGAGTTGTCGCCCGAGATGTGTGCGGCGCTTTTGTCGTGCTTTGTCTTTGGCGAACGCAGCGAGCACCCCGTGCGCCTGAAGGAGGAGCTTGCGGCACCTCTCCGCGTCCTCCAAGacaccgcgcggcgcattgcgcgcgtctcggtcgAGTGCCGCCTGCCGGTGGTGGAGCAAGAGTATGTGCAGAGCTTCAAGGTGGAGCTCAtcgaggccgtgctgcaGTGGTGCCAAGGCGCCAAGTTCTCTGACATTTGCAAGCTGACCGATGTCTTTGAAGGTTCCATCATCCGTGCCTTTAGGCGCCTCCAGGAACTCTTGCGCCAGATGATGCTCGCCGCCAAGGCGATTGGCAACGTGGAGCTCGAGCAAAAGTTTGAGCAGAGtctcgccaagctcgagcgtcCCAACTCGATCATCTTTAGTCCTTCGCTGTATCTGTAG
- a CDS encoding uncharacterized protein (COG:O; EggNog:ENOG503P4BP; BUSCO:EOG092654XA) codes for MEIVPRNAPTHEQTTASSTAHAETGVHDAMRYGPRSMHAETAAASYHPAENRLENWDATQRSWKLTSQRNIFGLGMPVRTMMERKIVARDPHMPARGVSRVHLDILDGTDESLDTADFLPSGVSGETVDIHTAMERKLDSREDALLVPQLCTVRACGLEGGIAACPSESVRS; via the exons ATGGAGATTGTGCCTCGGAACGCCCCGACGCACGAGCAGACCActgcgtcgagcacggcgcacgccgagacTGGTGTGCACGATGCAATGCGGTACGGCCCCCGTAGCATGCACGCGGAAACCGCCGCGGCATCCTACCACCCCGCCGAGAACCGCCTGGAGAACTGggacgcgacgcagcgcagctGGAAGCTGACGTCCCAGCGCAACATCTTTGGCCTCGGCatgccggtgcgcacgatGATGGAGCGCAAGATCGTGGCTCGC GACCCTCATATGCCCGCGCGCGGTGTGTCGCGCGTCCACCTCGATATCCTCGACGGCACCGACGAATCGCTCGACACGGCCGACTTCCTTCCGTCGGGCGTCTCGGGCGAGACAGTGGACATTCATACGGCGAtggagcgcaagctcg ACTCGCGCGAGGATGCATTGCTGGTGCCCCAACTGTGCACCGTGCGTGCATGCGGTTTGGAAGGGGGTATCGCCGCGTGCCcgagcgagtcggtgcGCTCGTAA
- the UBP1 gene encoding ubiquitinyl hydrolase 1 (COG:O; MEROPS:MER0000864; EggNog:ENOG503NWVH) has protein sequence MAGDMAAMVATVPLSIGTAVLRPFGVRAPEAPAGSRRRTQRVPWTARGAYARYGQPPDGLAPDAAARSVGSVRKDDAPHYIGLYNPGVYCFMNSVLQSLASVAALAEYLDAVTRMAETYDVPTPATDALRELLVTLNTPQPKKGALAPKQLIQVLGKVSQANGMRTLLSAHQQQDAQELALLLLHALDQELGNIQAERGQQLQTEQAGLRGITAPSALQLGHLRASLGYDAANVANPFRGLSAQRTSCARCGYTEAVRYFSLTDLSLTVPLGVASCTLEQCFAQWTQLEQVEWICHRCSLAATLKRERAEAMRLEQVAAAQSGAAAKAATEGRDCARDHVQRLEYALRQGLHESEIEESAILEGVRLIREPSDQSTKQVMLAKPPRVLLLHLNRSSFAYGSFGATKNNARVVFPEHLNVAPRSPHATASRASTA, from the exons ATGGCCGGCGACATGGCCGCCATGGTGGCAACTGTGCCCCTCTCGATCGGCACCGCTGTCTTGAGGCCATTTGGTGTGCGCGCCCCTGAAGCCCCGGCCGGCTCGCGGCGTCGCACACAGCGCGTGCCGTGGACCGCCCGTGGAGCATATGCGCGGTACGGGCAGCCGCCCGACGGACTCGCACcggacgccgccgcaaggagcgttggcagcgtgcgcaaggACGATGCACCGCACTATATTGGCCTGTACAACCCGGGTGTATACTGCTTCATGAACAGCGTGTTGCAGAGTCTCGCAAGCGTCGCGGCCCTCGCTGAGTACCTCGACGCCGTGACGCGCATGGCCGAGACATACGATGTGCCGACGCCCGCCacggatgcgctgcgtgagctaCTCGTCACGCTCAacacgccgcagccgaAAAAAGGGGCGCTTGCGCCCAAGCAGCTTATCCAggtcctcggcaaggtgTCACAGGCCAACGGCATGCGCACACTGCTGAGTGCGCACCAGCAGCAGGATGCACaggagctggcgctgctgctgctgcatgcgcttgaccaggagctcggcaaCATACAGGCAGAGCGGGGCCAGCAGCTGCAGACCGAGCAGGCGGGCCTGCGTGGCATCACGGCGCCgtccgcgctgcagcttggccacctgcgcgcgagccTCGGGTACGACGCGGCAAACGTCGCGAACCCATTCCGCGGCCTGAGCGCGCAGCGTACGTCGtgtgcgcgctgcggctacaccgaggccgtgcgctaCTTTTCGCTGACCGACCTGAGCCTTACTGTCCctctcggcgtcgcgtcgtGCACACTCGAGCAGTGCTTTGCGCAGTggacgcagctcgagcaggtcgagtGGATTTGCCACCGCTGCAgcctcgccgcgacgctgaaacgcgagcgcgccgaggcaatgcgcctcgagcaggtggcCGCAGCGCAGTCTGGCGCCGCTGCCAAGGCCGCGACTGAGGGCCGCGACTGCGCGCGCGACCAcgtccagcgcctcgagtatgcgctgcgccaagGCCTGCACGAATCGGAAATCGAAGAGAGTGCGATTCTCGAAGGGGTACGCCTCATCcgcgagccgagcgaccAAAGCACCAAGCAGGTTATGCTCGCCAAGCCCCCGCGTGTGCTCCTCCTACATCTAAATCGGTCGTCGTTTGCGTACGGCTCGTTTGGTGCGACCAAGAACAATGCACGCGTGGTCTTTCCCGAACACCTCAACGTCGCGCC GCGCTCTCCGCACGCAACGGCATCCCGTGCAAGTACCGCCTGA
- the GSH1 gene encoding glutamate--cysteine ligase (COG:H; BUSCO:EOG09261DGU; TransMembrane:1 (o459-480i); EggNog:ENOG503NVBR), with translation MGLLSLGTPLDWADAVPLAEHVREHGVEQFLSTWRAIRDRSGDRLLWGDELEYMVVALDREQHTARLSLRQGEILNVLEHSKAIESLEPGNRPTFHPEYGRYMIESTPGTPFGVSAPELLRVEDDMRLRRNIARAHLKSNEIPMTLTSFPRLGVTDAPFTDPPYEANGNASRSLFLPDEIINTHVRFPTLTANIRKRRGSKVCMNVPIFPDTNTPRPFIDPSIPYDRALFPEDSEAKLGAALPDHIYMDAMGFGMGCCCLQVTLQACSVSEARKIYDQLIPVTPLLLAVSAASPAYRGYLADVDCRWNVISGAVDDRTNAERGAAPLKPGEPTHSSRTGPRRLRKSRYDSVDSYLYPGVRREDNDMPLEIDEGVRDKLLSEGVDLLLAEHIAHLFVRDPIVIFSERIDQDDTESTDHFENIQSTNWQTMRFKPPPPGGKIGWRVEFRPMEIQLTDFENAAFSIFVILLTRAILSFHLDLYMPLSQVDVNMQRAQQRDAIHTQRFFFPTTWGNQRVARGASCPATPLNRSRAASPALGVRRNGTPAPQARSVGEYTLAEIFLGKGDELVGLVPMIHSYLDALHLDVNVRCRLNQYIDFVGARADGSLATTATWIRQFVHNHPAYKHDSVITEEINYEMLCTLDQIERGVLEAPGYLPAGYAARRRALDSEMPRAPN, from the coding sequence ATGGGCCTACTatcgctcggcacgccgctcgactgGGCGGACGCGGTCCCCCTTGCGGAGCATGTGCGCGAGCATGGTGTCGAGCAGTTTCTTTCGACGTGGCGCGCAATCCGTGACCGCAGCGGCGACCGGCTGCTGTggggcgacgagctcgagtaCATGGTCGTGGCCTTGGACCGTGAGCAGCACACTGCGCGCCTCTCGCTCCGGCAGGGCGAAATTCTCAACGTGCTAGAGCACTCCAAGGCGATCGAGTCGCTGGAGCCTGGGAACCGCCCGACGTTCCATCCCGAGTACGGGCGCTACATGATCGAGAGCACGCCCGGAACGCCTTTCGGCGTTAGCGCTCCCGAGCtgctccgcgtcgaggacgacaTGCGTTTGCGGCGCAATattgcgcgtgcgcacctcaAGTCGAATGAGATTCCCATGACGCTCACGTCGTTCccccgcctcggcgtgaccgacgcgccgttCACTGATCCGCCGTACGAGGCGAACGGCAACGCAAGCCGCTCGCTCTTTCTGCCGGACGAGATTATCAACACGCACGTCCGCTTCCCTACGCTCACTGCCAACATCcgcaagcggcgcgggTCCAAGGTGTGCATGAATGTGCCCATCTTTCCCGACACGAacacgccgcggccgttTATCGACCCTAGCATCCCCTATGATCGCGCGCTCTTTCCGGAGGACAGCGAGGCGAAGCTCGGTGCAGCGCTCCCGGATCACATCTACATGGACGCGATGGGCTTTGGCATGGGATGCTGCTGCCTCCAAGTCACGCTGCAGGCGTGCTCGgtgagcgaggcgcgcaagatCTACGATCAGCTCATTCCGGTCACAccgctgctcctcgccgtgagcgccgcgtcgcccgcgtaCCGCGGCTACCTCGCGGACGTCGACTGCCGCTGGAACGTGATTTCAggcgcggtcgacgaccgcACGAATgcagagcgcggcgcggcgccactCAAGCCTGGGGAGCCGACgcactcgtcgcgcaccggtCCCCGGCGGCTGCGCAAGAGCCGGTACGATTCGGTGGACTCGTACCTGTATCccggcgtccgccgcgaggaCAACGACATGCCGCtcgagatcgacgagggcgtgcgcgacaagCTGCTCAGCGAAGGCGTGGATTTGCTGCTTGCCGAGCATATTGCACACCTCTTTGTGCGCGATCCGATCGTCATCTTTTCTGAGCGCATTGACCAGGACGACACGGAGTCCACCGACCACTTTGAAAATATCCAGTCGACCAACTGGCAAACGATGCGCTTCAAGCCCCCGCCCCCGGGCGGCAAGATCGGCTGGCGCGTCGAGTTCCGCCCGATGGAGATCCAGTTGACCGACTTTGAGAATGCAGCGTTTAGCATTTTTGTCATTTTGCTCACGCGCGCCATCCTCTCTTTCCACCTGGACTTGTACATGCCGTTATCCCAGGTCGACGTGAAcatgcagcgtgcgcagcagcgcgacgcaaTCCACACACAGCGTTTCTTCTTCCCCACAACCTGGGGCAAccagcgcgtggcgcggggcgcgtcATGCCCGGCTACGCCGCTGAatcgctcgcgcgccgcgtcgccggcactgggtgtgcgccgcaacgggacgcccgcgccgcaggcccGCTCCGTGGGCGAGTACACCCTCGCGGAGATCTTCCTGGGAAaaggcgacgagctcgtgggTCTCGTGCCGATGATCCACAGCTACCTCGACGCACTACACCTCGACGTCAACGTGCGCTGCCGACTGAATCAATACATCGATTttgtcggcgcgcgtgcggacGGCAGCCTtgcgacgaccgcgacgtgGATCCGCCAGTTTGTGCACAACCATCCTGCGTACAAGCACGACTCGGTGATCACTGAAGAAATCAACTACGAAATGCTCTGTACACTGGACCAAATCGAGCGTGgcgtcctcgaggcgccgggcTACCTACCCGCAGGctacgccgcgcggcggcgtgcgctcgacagcgaaatgccgcgcgcaccgaaCTAg
- the vps16 gene encoding Vacuolar protein sorting-associated protein 16 (EggNog:ENOG503NUD7; COG:U) — translation MPDAWQPAAEWHALGEAYYRRTAEYEMQWSLQRLDEFLVASSSDGGLIALLRDPAQLVALGEVGAVEPKIQVYTGAGQLLETLPWDGTRVVGLGFTWRDELAVVTDEGQVRLYALLDPSHAGADKARIEATPSTHYVMQTLGENAAEVGVASVQLLPTCAYALLRDGSVAQCFFPGVHDDYTTESPWVERGAPRPPVQYPVVSDAERISAWGVCAASHTVLISTPEALYALEDGAYTPLPTDGPLDAICASPDGKLFALLTHDKQLQVVTADLQRTLRTWDVRTSEAYATCSAAPPIAAPLAEPVFAPAPKDKGGLGGTGITSIAWCGGDTVALAWHDTVHVVGPVDDPLTLSVRGATYLQGDASGLQMLHAEAHEYLDKVPAASEAALRPGSTHVSTILLDASQLAQRSNPRAYEAVQAIQHDLVPAVETCIAAASQAWDVHTQQKLLKAALFGKTFVDVYDTASYLQVARTLRVLNAVRDYRIGIPAQYAALHDDGVSMLLYRLCVRHQHHTAERICSYLQVRADQVLKHWARAKVAHARPSVRTDDDASLAQVIIAKFEAAGALNYAEIALTAWQAGRARLATVLLDHEARAIGQVPLLLHMREHRLALQRAVECGDSDLIYYVLFRLQQRMSRGEFFRIVQAPLQAPEPRVAGDTVGVRPPSEATYTHLAACLLERYAREQDKELLRDFYFLDDRRVDQGLLSVSEAPRDAQHVAERVHALRDAAKHFAEDREHVQDARLCEEGATLLGFQAGLDKELAGMGVRPSCGSLVGLPLAKTIEVCVQHGLYKRAERLKHDYKMPERAYFAVKMQALIAMADWKALAGHVGRRPPGGFEPVVSAL, via the exons ATGCCCGACGCATGGCAGCCGGCCGCCGAATggcatgcgctcggcgaggcgtacTACCGGCGGACAGCCGAGTACGAGATGCAATGGTCTCTGCAGCGGCTTGACGAGTTCCTCGTagcgtcgtcgagcgacggcggACTGATCG CGCTTCTCCGGGACCCGGCGCAActggtcgcgctcggcgaagTGGGCGCAGTGGAACCCAAGATCCAAGTATACACCGGTGCCGGGCAactgctcgagacgcttcCGTGGGACGGCACGCGTGTCGTTGGCCTCGGCTTTACgtggcgcgacgagcttgcgGTGGTGACCGACGAAGGCCAAGTGCGCCTGTATGCGCTCCTGGACCCCAGCCATGCTGGCGCGGacaaggcgcgcatcgaggcgacgccgagcacgcaCTACGTTAtgcagacgctcggcgagaatGCCGCCGaagtcggcgtcgcgagcgtgcagctgctgccGACCTGTGCCtatgcgctgctgcgggACGGGAGCGTAGCGCAGTGTTTCTTTCCcggcgtgcacgacgaCTATACCACCGAATCACCGTGGGTGGAgcgcggtgcaccgcgGCCGCCTGTGCAGTACCCCGTCGTGTCggacgcggagcgcatTTCTGCCTGGGGCGTCTGTGCCGCGTCGCATACTGTGCTGATCTcgacgcccgaggcgctctatgcgctcgaggacggcgCGTATACGCCGCTTCCTACCGACGGTCCGCTGGATGCGATCTGTGCGAGTCCTGACGGCAAGCTCTTTGCTTTGCTCACGCACGACAAGCAGCTGCAGGTGGTCACGGCCGACCTGCAGcgtacgctgcgcacctGGGACGTGCGCACGTCTGAGGCGTacgcgacgtgcagcgctgcgccgcccattgcggcgccgctggcAGAGCCTGTGTTTGCGCCTGCACCCAAAGACAAAGGGGGCCTCGGAGGCACAGGCATCACATCGATCGCGTGGTGCGGCGGCGATACTGTTGCGCTCGCATGGCACGACAcggtgcacgtcgtcggccCGGTCGACGACCCCCTGACGCTCAGCGTGCGTGGGGCGACCTATCTCCAAGGCGATGCGAGCGGCCTACAGAtgctgcacgccgaggcgcacgagtacctcgacaaggtgcctgccgcgtccgaggcggcgctgcggcctGGCTCGACGCACGTCTCGACGATCCTTTTGGATGCGTCGCAGCTTGCCCAGCGCAGCAACCCCCGTGCATACGAAGCGGTGCAAGCGATCCAGCACGATCTCGTGCCCGCCGTCGAGACGTGTATAGCGGCCGCGTCCCAGGCGTGGGACGTGCATACCCAGCAAAAGCTACTCAAGGCTGCACTCTTTGGCAAGACGTTTGTCGACGTGTACGACACCGCGTCTTACCTGCAAGtcgcacgcacgctgcgtgtgctgaacgcggtgcgcgactACCGCATCGGCATCCCCGCGCagtacgcggcgctgcacgacgacggcgtgtCGATGCTCCTCTACCGACTGTGTGTGCGGCACCAGCACCATACCGCGGAGCGCATCTGCAGCTATCTCCAGGTACGGGCCGACCAGGTGCTGAAGCACTgggcgcgcgccaaggTTGCCCACGCGCGGCCCTCTGTGCGtaccgacgacgacgcatcgctcgcgcaggttATCATTGCCAAGTTCGAGgcagccggcgcgctgAACTATGCCGAGATTGCGCTGACGGCGTGGCAggccggccgtgcgcgtctcgctaccgtgctgctcgaccacgaggcgcgtgccatCGGCCAGGTGCCCCTGCTGCTGCACATGCGTGAGCaccgccttgcgctgcagcgcgcggtcgaGTGCGGCGACTCGGACCTGATCTACTATGTGCTCTTCCGCCTGCAACAGCGCATGTCGCGTGGCGAGTTCTTCCGCATCGTCCAGGCGCCGCTCcaggcgcccgagccgcgcgtGGCAGGCGATacggtcggcgtgcgccccCCCAGCGAGGCAACGTacacgcacctcgccgcgtGCCTTCTCGAGCGGTACGCACGCGAGCAGGAcaaggagctgctgcgcgactttTACTTCCTGGACGACCGGCGTGTCGACCAAGGCCTCTTGAGCGtgtccgaggcgccgcgcgacgcacagcacgttgccgagcgcgtccatgcgctgcgcgacgccgcgaaGCACTTTGCGGAAGACCGCGAGCACGTGCAAGATGCGCGGCTGTGTGAAGAGGGTGCGACACTGCTCGGCTTCCAGGCGGGCCTCGACAAGGAGCTGGCCGGGATGGGCGTGCGGCCGTCGTGCGGCTCGCTTGTCGGCCTGCCGCTGGCAAAAACGATCGAGGTTTGCGTGCAGCACGGGCTATACAAACGTGCTGAACGCCTCAAGCACGACTACAAGATGCCGGAGCGCGCCTACTTTGCGGTCAAAATGCAAGCGCTGATTGCTATGGCCGACTGGAAAGCGCTCGCGGGCCatgtcgggcggcggccgccgggcggcTTTGAGCCAGTGGTCAGCGCACT CTGA